A genome region from Gossypium hirsutum isolate 1008001.06 chromosome A04, Gossypium_hirsutum_v2.1, whole genome shotgun sequence includes the following:
- the LOC121228210 gene encoding transcription factor bHLH162, which yields MELQMEYLAVDKQIEKKRARCSSAKIERKIIEKNRRNHMKNLYASLNSLLPHRNSKELLSLPDQIDEAVNYITSLKTRMNESREKKESLMRRKRSYTCADTITSETTARSKSPEIKMNENGSAMEVVLTTGKDSQFMFYEMIYILHQHGAQVLNASFSILGNTVFHIVHAEIGAFVGAQIIKDKLNKLVKGSSCEEELQQELWDYQIHPETWDLNYEIYPETWDFPIMLGSTYMP from the exons ATGGAACTTCAAATGGAATACTTAGCCGTGGACAAGCAAATTGAGAAGAAGAGGGCTCGTTGTTCTTCAGCTAAGATCGAGAGGAAGATCATAGAGAAGAACAGGAGAAATCATATGAAGAATTTGTATGCCAGCCTCAATTCTTTACTTCCCCATCGTAATTCCAAG GAGCTATTGTCACTTCCTGATCAAATAGATGAAGCTGTGAACTACATAACGAGTTTGAAGACAAGGATGAACGAATCCAGAGAGAAAAAGGAAAGCTTAATGAGAAGAAAGAGATCTTATACATGTGCCGATACCATCACAAGTGAAACCACAGCAAGGTCGAAATCTCCTGAAATTAAGATGAACGAAAATGGGTCCGCCATGGAAGTGGTTTTAACGACTGGGAAAGACAGTCAGTTCATGTTTTATGAGATGATTTACATACTTCATCAACATGGAGCTCAAGTACTAAACGCCAGCTTCTCTATCCTAGGGAATACAGTTTTCCACATTGTTCATGCTGAG ATTGGAGCATTTGTTGGAGCACAAATAATAAAGGATAAACTGAACAAGTTAGTGAAAGGATCCAGCTGCGAAGAGGAACTTCAACAAGAGTTATGGGACTACCAAATCCATCCTGAAACGTGGGATTTGAACTATGAAATCTATCCCGAAACCTGGGATTTCCCAATCATGTTAGGATCCACGTACATGCCATGA